One Artemia franciscana unplaced genomic scaffold, ASM3288406v1 PGA_scaffold_75, whole genome shotgun sequence genomic window carries:
- the LOC136042220 gene encoding leukocyte elastase inhibitor-like, whose amino-acid sequence MESTSNKYQEVHVNDVTTATDLALKEPIGTAISKNEAEAPEHKCCGSKQREVTCTAEFYAGEVDFGVDLFKRVYMDNNEIKIEPTNLFISPFSIHSALLLAYFGSAGETEKNLGEVLRLGDRDKENAFRSYKAMFYRFLNTANPTSKSYYFGLANKVFFDSSEPLSNYITKLLSEELEEMDFQYKSFESLCMINEWVKNQTKGKIDNFLNRSDIYEQTRMVLVNAVYFKGDWKHQFNPKKTKPEVFHVSSNKQSFVDMMFQEGRFRHGFCEELMSDILEVPYVGRDISMFILLPSSVKNTLCDVLSKLNGKIWKKALKNIKKVNIEVGIPKFKIEASIYLTEYLENMGLKHALEPSLADFTNFSSSPNLYIEKVKHNAIVELNEEGSEAAAVTAVTVRKCAKQPKRKKFICNRPFIFMIYDNMIDFILFMGAYQNPES is encoded by the coding sequence ATGGAATCAACTTCAAACAAATATCAAGAAGTACATGTTAATGACGTGACGACTGCTACTGATCTAGCTTTAAAGGAGCCTATAGGAACGGccatttcaaaaaatgaagcaGAAGCCCCTGAACACAAATGTTGTggatcaaaacaaagagaagtAACTTGCACTGCTGAATTTTATGCTGGGGAAGTGGATTTTGGCGTTGACCTTTTCAAAAGAGTTTATATGGATaacaatgaaattaaaatagaaccaacaaatttatttatctcGCCATTTAGTATTCACTCTGCTCTACTCCTTGCTTATTTTGGGTCTGCTGGAGAAACTGAGAAAAATTTGGGAGAAGTCCTTAGACTAGGAGATAGAGACAAGGAAAACGCTTTTCGATCTTACAAGGCAATGTTCTATCGTTTCTTGAATACAGCTAATCCTACCTCAAAAAGCTATTACTTTGGACTGGCAAATAAGGTGTTCTTCGATTCTTCTGAGCCTTTATCAAATTACATCACTAAACTCCTTTCAGAGGAACTTGAAGAAATGGATTTTCAATATAAGAGTTTTGAGTCATTGTGCATGATTAACGAATGGGTGAAAAATCAGACCAAAGGAAAGATAGACAATTTCTTAAACCGAAGTGATATTTATGAGCAAACTCGAATGGTTTTGGTAAATGCAGTCTATTTCAAGGGAGATTGGAAACATCAGTTCAATCCAAAGAAAACAAAGCCTGAAGTTTTTCATGTTTCATCCAATAAACAAAGCTTTGTTGATATGATGTTCCAAGAAGGGAGATTCAGACACGGATTTTGTGAGGAACTAATGTCTGACATCCTTGAAGTTCCATATGTTGGGAGAGACATCAGCATGTTTATTCTTCTTCCTTCATCTGTGAAAAATACTCTTTGCGACGTTTTGTCAAAACTCAACGGTAAAATTTGGAAGAAAGCTCTGAAGAACATCAAGAAAGTTAACATTGAAGTAGGGAtaccaaaattcaaaattgaagcCTCAATATATCTGACAGAGTACCTGGAAAATATGGGACTTAAACATGCATTAGAGCCTTCATTGGCTGATTTTACAAATTTCTCTTCAAGTCCGAATCTATATATTGAAAAAGTGAAACACAATGCGATTGTAGAGCTCAACGAGGAGGGATCAGAGGCAGctgcagtaactgcagttacagTTAGAAAATGTGCCAAACAACCAAAACGTAAAAAGTTTATCTGCAACCGCCCCTTTATCTTTATGATTTACGACAACAtgatagattttattttatttatgggGGCTTACCAAAACCCTGAAAGCTGA